One Halomonas sp. THAF5a genomic region harbors:
- a CDS encoding TraR/DksA C4-type zinc finger protein produces the protein MPSAEETRLLSMPADDYMNDEQLAFFRRRLLADKARIEEHLGDIRAAMAGHERDSDELDQAAFEEVLRLQLRQADRETRLLANIGAALRRIEAGDYGYCEESGEPIGLPRLLLRPTARLSLEAKERQEHRETHYRKNRGEG, from the coding sequence ATGCCATCTGCCGAAGAGACCCGTCTGCTGTCGATGCCGGCTGATGACTACATGAACGACGAGCAGTTGGCGTTCTTCCGCCGTCGACTGCTTGCCGACAAGGCCCGCATCGAGGAACACCTGGGCGACATTCGTGCCGCCATGGCCGGCCACGAGCGCGACAGCGATGAGCTGGACCAGGCGGCCTTCGAGGAGGTGCTGCGCCTGCAGCTGCGTCAGGCCGATCGGGAGACCCGGCTGCTGGCCAATATCGGCGCGGCGCTGCGCCGCATCGAGGCGGGCGATTATGGCTACTGCGAGGAGAGCGGTGAGCCGATCGGCCTTCCTCGGCTCCTGCTGCGTCCCACCGCGCGGCTCAGCCTGGAGGCCAAGGAGCGCCAGGAGCATCGCGAGACCCACTACCGCAAGAACCGAGGTGAAGGCTGA
- a CDS encoding DMT family transporter, giving the protein MPPTYTSSTFKGIGFMCLGVFCLALGDAITKWLGEVHSPLQIIFFRTLVSLPLIALIARFNGGLRTLATRRPGVHLLRGLIFSGTMICFMWGLTLLPLAETTAIAFAAPLFVTVLSVPLLGERVDGPTLAATLLGFLGVLVVIRPGGASFQPGALVVVGAAVFYALTMLTARRYGDREHLWAMVFYTTLVPFLVSAATLPWVWQTPAPQHWPAFLVAGVLGVGAMTGLTLAFRYAPAALVAPFDYTALLWAVGLGWWFWGEVPDLWVFVGGTLIIASGLAIAYHDRRTTLKRRPTA; this is encoded by the coding sequence ATGCCACCGACCTACACGTCATCCACCTTCAAGGGCATCGGCTTCATGTGCCTGGGCGTCTTCTGCCTGGCGCTGGGCGACGCCATCACCAAGTGGCTGGGCGAGGTGCACTCGCCGCTGCAGATCATCTTCTTTCGCACCCTGGTATCGCTGCCGCTGATCGCCCTGATCGCGCGCTTCAACGGCGGCCTGCGCACCCTCGCCACCCGGCGCCCTGGGGTGCACCTGCTGCGCGGCCTGATCTTCAGCGGCACTATGATCTGCTTCATGTGGGGCCTCACCCTGCTGCCCCTGGCCGAGACCACGGCCATCGCCTTCGCCGCGCCGCTCTTCGTGACCGTGCTGTCGGTGCCGCTGCTCGGCGAGCGGGTCGACGGGCCGACGCTGGCCGCCACCCTGCTGGGCTTCCTCGGGGTGCTGGTGGTGATCCGCCCGGGGGGCGCGAGCTTCCAGCCCGGCGCCCTGGTGGTGGTCGGCGCGGCGGTCTTCTATGCCCTGACCATGCTCACCGCGCGGCGCTACGGCGATCGCGAGCACCTCTGGGCGATGGTCTTCTACACCACCCTGGTGCCGTTTCTGGTCTCGGCGGCGACGCTGCCCTGGGTGTGGCAGACCCCGGCCCCGCAGCACTGGCCGGCCTTCCTGGTGGCGGGTGTGCTCGGGGTCGGCGCCATGACCGGCCTGACCCTGGCCTTTCGCTACGCCCCGGCGGCGCTGGTCGCGCCCTTCGACTACACGGCCCTGCTGTGGGCCGTGGGGCTGGGCTGGTGGTTCTGGGGCGAGGTGCCGGATCTCTGGGTCTTCGTCGGCGGTACCCTGATCATCGCCAGCGGCCTGGCGATCGCCTATCACGATCGGCGCACCACCCTGAAGCGCCGGCCCACCGCCTGA
- a CDS encoding DUF1826 domain-containing protein — MPSSALNLNAPRSRTTPRHAEGEEISILPRIFEEEVNIAIMRRRLSPGVEAGVTAQLQAERALSFAWLGPAGDALRAELSQHLHAPDACSELIEDIVTLADAMAYLFDTDTVGLRLRRMDGAMCPRFHCDNLPVRLVTTYHGPGSEWLPERAVNRHGLGAPTPEKPEIVTDPGAVQRLEVGDLALLKGSGWIGNEAHGLVHRSPSVPAGQQRLLLTLDPA; from the coding sequence ATGCCGTCGAGCGCACTCAACCTAAACGCCCCTCGCTCTCGCACTACCCCCCGCCATGCCGAGGGCGAGGAGATCAGCATCCTGCCCCGCATCTTCGAGGAGGAGGTCAACATCGCCATCATGCGGCGCCGGCTTTCCCCCGGCGTCGAGGCCGGCGTGACGGCACAGCTCCAGGCCGAGCGGGCGCTCTCCTTTGCCTGGCTCGGCCCCGCCGGGGACGCCCTGCGCGCGGAGCTTTCGCAACACCTCCATGCGCCCGACGCCTGCAGTGAGCTGATCGAGGATATCGTGACCCTGGCCGACGCCATGGCCTACCTCTTCGACACCGATACCGTGGGCCTGCGCCTGCGCCGGATGGACGGCGCCATGTGTCCCCGCTTTCACTGCGACAACCTGCCCGTGCGCCTGGTCACGACCTACCACGGCCCCGGCAGCGAGTGGCTGCCCGAGCGGGCAGTCAACCGCCACGGCCTGGGGGCACCGACGCCCGAGAAACCGGAGATCGTCACCGACCCGGGCGCCGTGCAACGGCTCGAGGTCGGTGACCTGGCGCTGCTCAAGGGCAGCGGATGGATCGGCAACGAGGCGCACGGCCTGGTCCACCGCAGCCCGAGCGTACCGGCTGGCCAACAGCGCCTGCTGCTGACGCTGGACCCCGCCTAG
- a CDS encoding D-alanyl-D-alanine carboxypeptidase family protein: MVPSTTTIRRRLGGVCALLACLLLVAGTANAGNPRYAGIVIDADSQEILYAENADRLRYPASLTKMMTLYLVFEALEEGRLRLDQPLPVSAYAAAKPASKLYVKPGSSIPVDTAIDALVIKSANDVAVVVAEALGGSDTRFAQMMTDKARELGMQDTVFRNPHGLPDAGQVTTARDMAVLSRHLMRDFPQYYPRFSRTRFTWQGKTITGHNRLLDSYPGADGLKTGFIRASGFNVATSAVRDERRLLTVVMGGFTAASRDAHTADLLDRGFLRASLADGRDWLASADISGGRLMPGEPLAPGQPIARDQRLASLGATPRKVDREVTVASPAAASTPSMPSAQPATQIARVERPVAAEAVAPAQGSVEEDPIRELIAEGAAAPGSLGGGRWGVQVGAFRDAGHARSLAARAADRLASELAHARVAVGSAESAGVYRARLVDMNEGQAHTACRRLVAQGMECMVVQASL, from the coding sequence ATGGTGCCTAGCACAACAACGATCCGGCGCCGCCTGGGGGGCGTTTGCGCGCTGTTGGCCTGCCTGCTGCTGGTGGCCGGGACCGCCAACGCCGGCAATCCCCGCTATGCCGGCATCGTCATCGACGCCGACAGCCAGGAGATCCTCTACGCGGAGAACGCCGACCGGCTCCGCTATCCCGCCTCGCTGACCAAGATGATGACGCTCTACCTGGTCTTCGAGGCCCTCGAGGAGGGGCGGCTGCGCCTGGACCAGCCGCTGCCGGTCTCCGCCTATGCGGCCGCCAAGCCCGCCTCCAAGCTTTACGTCAAGCCCGGCTCCAGCATCCCGGTGGACACCGCCATCGATGCGCTGGTGATCAAGTCGGCCAATGACGTGGCCGTGGTGGTGGCCGAGGCCCTGGGCGGCAGCGACACCCGCTTCGCGCAGATGATGACCGACAAGGCCCGTGAACTCGGCATGCAGGACACCGTCTTCCGCAATCCCCACGGCCTGCCCGACGCCGGCCAGGTCACCACCGCCCGCGACATGGCGGTGCTCTCGCGCCACCTGATGCGCGACTTCCCCCAGTACTACCCGCGCTTCTCGCGCACGCGCTTCACCTGGCAGGGCAAGACCATCACCGGCCACAATCGTCTGCTCGACTCCTACCCCGGCGCCGACGGCCTCAAGACCGGCTTCATCCGCGCCTCCGGCTTCAACGTCGCCACCTCGGCAGTGCGCGACGAGCGCCGCCTGCTGACCGTGGTGATGGGCGGCTTCACCGCCGCCTCTCGGGACGCCCACACCGCCGACCTGCTGGATCGCGGCTTCCTGCGTGCGTCGCTGGCCGACGGCCGCGACTGGCTGGCCAGCGCGGACATCAGTGGCGGCCGCCTGATGCCCGGCGAGCCCCTGGCACCGGGGCAGCCCATCGCCCGCGACCAGCGCCTGGCGAGCCTCGGCGCGACGCCGCGTAAGGTCGATCGCGAGGTCACGGTGGCCTCCCCGGCCGCGGCCTCGACGCCGAGCATGCCGTCGGCGCAGCCGGCGACGCAGATCGCCCGGGTGGAGCGCCCCGTCGCGGCCGAGGCGGTGGCCCCGGCACAGGGCTCCGTCGAGGAGGATCCCATTCGCGAGCTGATCGCCGAGGGCGCGGCCGCGCCGGGGTCGCTCGGTGGGGGCCGCTGGGGCGTGCAGGTCGGCGCCTTCCGCGATGCCGGCCACGCCCGCAGCCTGGCCGCCCGGGCCGCCGATCGCCTGGCCAGCGAGCTCGCCCATGCCCGGGTCGCCGTGGGCAGCGCCGAGTCCGCCGGCGTCTACCGCGCCCGGCTGGTCGACATGAACGAGGGGCAGGCGCACACCGCCTGCCGACGGCTGGTGGCCCAGGGCATGGAGTGCATGGTGGTGCAGGCCAGCCTCTGA
- a CDS encoding sulfite exporter TauE/SafE family protein has translation MELLADLSPLAASLNLLMILLSALTSAFTAAVGVGGGVLMIMALAQVMPAAALIPVHGMVQLGSNVGRTAMTWRHIDRATLAAFLPGVALGALAAAWLLIRLPAGVLELCIAAFVLVTLWGPGLPGRALGRVGTLVVGAVTTLLSSLVGASGPVVAAFVKQRQAGRLPKVATFSACMVAQHLTKAFVFGAAGFVFHDWLALMLAMVAAGFLGTWLGLRLLHRLSERRFDALFRWALTLLALRLVWMGAQHLVGSPG, from the coding sequence ATGGAGCTGCTCGCCGACCTCTCGCCGCTCGCCGCCTCGCTCAACCTGCTGATGATCCTGCTCTCGGCGCTCACCTCGGCGTTCACCGCGGCGGTGGGGGTCGGGGGCGGGGTGCTGATGATCATGGCGCTGGCCCAGGTGATGCCGGCGGCGGCACTGATCCCGGTTCACGGCATGGTGCAGCTGGGCTCCAACGTCGGCCGTACGGCGATGACCTGGCGCCACATCGATCGCGCGACGCTGGCCGCCTTCCTGCCCGGGGTGGCGCTCGGCGCCCTGGCGGCCGCCTGGCTGCTGATCCGGCTGCCGGCGGGGGTGCTGGAGCTCTGTATCGCCGCCTTCGTGCTCGTCACCCTCTGGGGGCCGGGGCTGCCCGGGCGCGCCCTGGGCCGCGTCGGTACCCTGGTCGTCGGCGCGGTGACGACCCTGCTCTCCAGCCTGGTCGGCGCCAGCGGCCCGGTGGTGGCGGCCTTCGTCAAGCAGCGCCAGGCGGGGCGGCTGCCCAAGGTGGCGACCTTCTCCGCCTGCATGGTGGCTCAGCACCTCACCAAGGCCTTCGTGTTCGGCGCCGCGGGCTTCGTCTTCCACGACTGGCTGGCGCTGATGCTCGCCATGGTGGCGGCGGGCTTTCTCGGCACCTGGCTGGGGCTGCGCCTGCTCCATCGCCTCTCCGAGCGGCGCTTCGACGCGCTCTTTCGCTGGGCGCTGACGCTGCTCGCTCTGCGGCTGGTGTGGATGGGCGCCCAGCACCTGGTGGGGAGCCCGGGCTGA
- a CDS encoding TonB-dependent receptor, translating into MTRRPFRLLTPLAATLLMSTTAHGQEQDAHSHDHEAHGHDHEAHGHGHDHDHDHDHDRAGVGLADLRLSAALTVEGIYHNRVSGDEGSPAGFGHGEDHDEGHHEGHAGHEDHGHAHGLDEGFNLGHSELMLRGQTSLFEGQAVVSLTEDDVSLEEAFVATRALPHDLRIKAGRFLSEIGHVNSRHPHAWDFIERPLVNEYLFGDHGLREDGVQLTWSPSPHTTLGTEWLQGDGERLSRFDEGGSEARDSGPRLVTIFAKQRTALGDGQTLDYGASAGVSRQYVRLDDHGEHAHSLEGDSWFAGLDARYHYRSGRHGGQGDWTLGAEYFYTERDLTERVNHHGDWESGDDFTEQQDGAYVEAIYGVAPHWELGVRSEALGLTNETVHAHPSELESADASYRHSGQATWRFRDHAFLRAQLSQEDFAGQDESWVAMLQFNATFGHPAGHAH; encoded by the coding sequence ATGACACGCCGCCCCTTTCGCCTTCTCACACCGCTCGCCGCCACCCTGCTGATGAGCACGACCGCACACGGGCAGGAGCAGGATGCCCACTCGCACGATCACGAGGCGCATGGGCATGACCATGAGGCGCATGGGCATGGTCACGACCACGACCACGACCATGACCATGACCGTGCTGGCGTGGGGCTTGCCGATCTGCGCCTGTCCGCCGCCTTGACCGTGGAGGGCATCTACCACAACCGCGTCTCCGGGGACGAGGGCTCCCCCGCCGGCTTTGGCCATGGCGAGGATCATGATGAAGGCCATCACGAAGGCCATGCCGGTCACGAGGATCACGGCCATGCGCATGGTCTCGATGAAGGCTTCAACCTGGGGCACTCCGAACTGATGCTGCGCGGGCAGACCTCGCTGTTCGAGGGGCAGGCCGTGGTATCGCTTACCGAGGACGACGTCAGTCTCGAGGAGGCCTTCGTGGCGACGCGGGCGCTGCCTCACGACCTGCGGATCAAGGCCGGCCGGTTCCTGTCGGAGATCGGTCACGTCAACAGTCGCCATCCCCATGCCTGGGACTTCATCGAACGCCCGCTGGTCAACGAGTACCTGTTCGGCGATCACGGCCTGCGTGAGGATGGCGTGCAGCTCACCTGGTCACCCTCGCCGCACACCACCCTGGGCACCGAGTGGCTGCAAGGGGACGGCGAGCGGCTCAGCCGCTTCGATGAAGGGGGCAGCGAGGCGCGAGACAGCGGCCCGCGGCTGGTGACGATCTTCGCCAAGCAGCGCACCGCCCTGGGCGATGGCCAGACCCTCGACTACGGCGCTTCCGCCGGCGTCAGTCGCCAGTACGTCCGTCTCGACGACCATGGCGAGCATGCCCATAGCCTGGAGGGCGACAGCTGGTTCGCCGGCCTGGATGCCCGCTATCACTACCGCAGCGGCCGGCATGGCGGTCAGGGCGACTGGACCCTGGGCGCCGAATACTTCTACACCGAGCGCGACCTGACCGAGCGGGTCAATCACCACGGTGACTGGGAATCGGGGGACGACTTCACCGAGCAGCAGGACGGCGCCTATGTCGAGGCCATTTACGGTGTCGCGCCGCACTGGGAGCTCGGGGTGCGCAGCGAGGCCCTGGGGCTGACCAACGAGACCGTCCACGCCCACCCCAGCGAACTGGAGTCCGCCGATGCCTCCTACCGCCACAGCGGACAGGCGACCTGGCGCTTCCGCGACCATGCCTTCCTGCGCGCCCAGCTGAGTCAGGAGGACTTCGCCGGCCAGGACGAGAGCTGGGTGGCCATGCTGCAGTTCAATGCCACCTTTGGCCACCCAGCCGGTCATGCCCATTAA